The stretch of DNA CGCGTCGAGTTCGCCTGGGTACCTCCGGTGAAGGGCGAGAGCCGGCGCGCTCTCGTCCTATTCTTCCGGGAGCCCCCGCCGCACGGAAAGCTGACCCTCGCCGTCTCCGAGCTCCTCTCGCCGCGACAGCGTCAGATCGCCGAGCTCGCCGCGAACGGCGCCGACAACGTCGCGATCGCCAGCCGCGTCGGCATATCGCGCGAGACGGTACGCTCCCATCTCCATGAAGCGTTCCGTCGACTCGGCGTGTCGTCGCGGACGGAGCTGGCGGCGTTCCTCACGGTCTCGTCGACCGACGAGCTCGCGTAGCGTCGCGCAGAAGCCTCCGGAACACTCGGTGGCACCGCTGTAGTCAGGCCATGAACGCGGCGGTGAGGTACTCCTCCCCCCACCGCCGCTGTCCACTCATTCGACGCTCAGGATGACGCCGGCGCCCACGGTCTTGCTGCCCTCACGGACCGCGAACCGCATGCCCGCCTCCATCCCGACCGGCTTCTGGAGCTCGACCGACACCTCCGCGTGATCGCCCGGAAGGATCATGTCGCTATCGCCGAGGCCGACGAGCGTGCCGGTCACGTCCGTCGTTCCAAAGAAGAACTGCGGGCGGTAGCCGGTGACGATCGGCGTGTGCCGTCCGCCCTCTTTGGTGGGAATGACGAACAGCTCGGCCTTCGCCTTGGTGCGGCTCTTCACCGAGCCGGGCGCGATGATCACCTGACCGCGCACGACCTCGTCGCGACCGACGCCGCGGAGGAGCAGTCCGCAGTTCTGGCCCGCGCGGGCCTCCGTCTGATCCTTGTGGAACATCTGGATGCCCGTGACGACGACTTGCCGCGGCTTCTGCTCGCCGTCGACGAGACCGATGATCTCCACCGACTCGCCCGCGCGCAGCACGCCGCGCGCGATGCGGCCGGTCACGACGGTGCCGCGACCGACGATCGTGTGCACGCCTTCGATGGGCATCATGAAGGCGCCCGCGACGTCGCGCACGGGATCGGGGAAGTGACCCTCCATCGCCTCGAGGAGCTCGCGGATGCACGCGCCCGCGTTCGCGGGATCGCGCAGCGCCTTCAGCGCCGAGCCGAGCACGACGGGGGAGTCGTGGTAGCCCTGCGCCGCGAGGTGCGCCTTGGTCTCCTCGACGACGAGCTCGAGGAGCTCGGGATCGGCGATGTCGACCTTGTTGACGAACACCACGACGCGCTCGACTCCAACCTGACGCGCGAGGAGGATGTGCTCCTTGGTCTGGTGCTGCGGACCCTGGCTGCCGTCCACGAGCAAGATCGCGCCGTCCATCTGGGCGGCGCCGGTGATCATGTTCTTGATGTAGTCGGCGTGGCCGGGGCAATCGATGTGCGCGTAGTGGCGAGTCGCGGTCTCGTACTCGACGTGCGAGATGGTGATCGTGACGGTCTTCGTGTCGTCACGCACGGTGCCGCCCTTGGCGATGTCGCCGTAGCTCTTCGCGCGCGCGAGGTTCGCGTGCGCCTGCACCGCGAGGATCGCGGCGGTGAGCGTGGTCTTGCCGTGGTCGACGTGTCCGATCGTGCCGACGTTGACATGGGTCTTCATGACGGTGTTGTCGGGTTGCCAGCCCTTCTTTCTCTTCGAACGATTCACCCCGCCGGCCCATCCGGCTCCAGGGGACTTGCACGCACGACGAAAAGGCCGCCCAGGTTTCCCTAGGCGGCCTTTCGTTCGCTCGAGTCCGAGCGATGTCCGACTACCTAGCTCTCCAGATCCCAGACGACGGCGCGAACGCCGACGAGGCGTCGAGCCGTGAGGAGGATGAGGGAGAGCCCAGCGCGCACATGACGAGCGCGTGCAAGCTGCGCACGTCGGCCCAGCTCGTCAAGGGTCACGAGGCGGAGGAGGACCACGCCTCATGCTCGCCATCAGCCACCTTCGAGCTCACGGACCACGCCGTCGCGCGCGATGACGCGAAGCTTCGAGCGCCCGCGGAGGAGGAGGCGACCGCCGACGACGTCGAGGAAGGCCGCGTCGACGGCGTGGCTCGCGAGCGGGAGCTCGAGCGCGGGGACGTCGCGGCGGGTGCCGTCGGGCGTGACGATCGTGTCGACGGACGCCGGGATGTCCGCCTTCTCGGGGATGCTGCGATCGGCGTCGAACCAGACCTGGAAGCCGCCGCGCGCGAGCGACGGCATCTTCTCGGGATCGGCGGTCTGAGCGCCCGACGCGACGTCGACGTGAATGCGCTTCGGCGATCGATCGGAGGAGCGCTCCGGCCGGACGTGGAGATCGATCTTGTGATCGTTCGCCCAGCGAATGCTGCAGCCGTGCGCGCAGAGCGTGCCGGGGAGCCGGTGCTTCTTCACGCTCTTGTCGGCCAGGTCCCAGATCGCGATCGTCGCCAGCGCGCGCTGCTCGAGGAGCACCGCCATGCGCTTGCCGTCCGGCGAGACCGTCGCGTCCCGCGCGAAGTCGTTCCTCCCGAGCTCGGCGTCGAAGGTCCCGCTCTCGAGGTCCTCCACGAAGCTCGTCAACGTGTACTTGCCGCGGGCGTTCTCCTCGATGACGACACGCCGGTCGTCGAGGCTCACGATCGACGGCGCGCTCACGTCCTGGAGCTCGGGATCGAGCTTCCCGTCGGCCGGATGGACGAGGTCGCCGGTCTGGACGCGGTACACCATCGAGGCGAGCCAGCCGTGGCTGAAGCCGAAGAACGCTCCGTTCGGCGAGAGCCGGAAGGACGCGAAATACCGCTCAAAGCGGAGCGCCGGCATGTGCGTGCGATGAACGAGCGCGCCGGAGGGCAGCGCGTAGACGCCGACGGCGCAGGTCTCCCAGTCGGACGCCTCCGCCTCGCAGACGGCGAGGAGGAAGTGCCGCTTGTTCTTCGCGACGGCGGCCGCGCTCTGCGCCGCGCTCCACCGCCCTGCGAACGTCTTCACCTTTGCCCCCTCGGCGACGTTCCACACCTCCAGCGAGCGACTCGTTTGGTCGACACGCTCGACGACGAAGACGGAGCCGAACCCGACGTACGGTGTGGGGTCGCCTCCTTCGCCGCCGAGCGGAATGCGCCGGAGCCCCGCGTCCGCCGCGGTCGTGTCCCAGTCCCAAATCGACCTTTGCGTCGTGACGAGGACGTGACCGTTCGGCAGGAGCTCGCTCTGCAAGATCTCCGCCCCGATGCGCGCCGTTACGCTCGCGTCCGCGGGCTCCGCGGGCTCCGTGGCGCCGGCGTCGAGCGTCGGCCCACCCGCGTCGATCGGCGCGGCGTCGACCACCGGCGCCGGTGACGGCGGATCTCCGCAGCGCGAACGACACGCCACGAGCCCCAACGCGAAGAACGCGACGCGGCGACCCCTCGAGCTCATCTCCGCGACGATACACCCTCGTCGTCATCCGTCCGTCGGCGCGATAGCGCTTCGACACGTGGACATCGTCTGTGGTTTTGTCGGCGACATGAAGTTGTTCGCCGACTTTCGACAGATTCACGTCTCTGCACCCGACCGGAAAGGCGATCTCGCGGAGGCCTGGACGGCGCAGGCGACGGAGGACCGGATCGCGGTCGCGGGGGACATCGTCGGCATCACTGCCTCTCGCTCGCGATGGCCATGAACGTCGACGACGAGCTCATCGTACGCTGGGATCCCGGCGAGACCAAGCGCGCCTGGAAGATCCTCGCGCCGCTCGTCACACCCGAACGCGCCGCGCTCGTCCTGAGGACCCCGCGCGCCGTCCGCTGACACGCCGCCCGAGCGATCGGGCCAGTCTTCAGTGGGGGTTGTGGCGAGTCATCGTCTCGTTCGCGGTGGGCGGCCACGTTGCGGTCTGACCTCGAACGTCACAGTCGCTCGAGGGCCGTCGAGGCGCGTGACGAAGTGCGTGAGCAAGTCCCGCCCGACGACACACTCGTCGGCGTGCGCGACGATGCCGAGAGGAAGCGCGACGCCGGCGAGGTGAACGATCGCTCCGTGCACCGTCACGTCGTGACTTCCAACGACCCCCTCCAGGCTCGCGTATTCGATGACGTGCAGCTCGAGCTCTTCGGCCACGTCCTCGGGGATGACGGTCGCGTCGGCCCCCGTGTCGACGAGCGCACGCACGGACATGCTGGCGCCGCTCGACGGATTCGACACGACGATGTCGACGACAGGCGCCGGCGGCTCGAAGTCTCGGTCGTAGTGAAACGAGCGTGTCATGTCGGCGGAACGCGTCGTTTCACGAGGGCTCGCGGCGAACGGAGTCGAATGACCCGCTTTGGCGTGAGTGACACACGAGGCATGAGGACCGCCCGCCCCTCGAGCCGGGCGAAGACCCGCGTGGCCAGCCTGGTGAAGTCGGCGTCATGGTCGACGACAGCCTGATCCACGACGGCCACGTACTCGCCTCGGTAGCGCTCGAGGAGGTCGGCGTGATTGCGCTCGTACCACGCCCAGTCCTTCTTCGACGCGGACCGGTCGGCATTGCGCCGGGGTCCACGGGCGAGCGTCTGCGCGAGACTCTCGCTCACGATGGCGGCGAGCGTCTTGCCTTGACGAGCCGCCTCCGCCTTCGCTTCGCGAACGAGCGCTCGCGACATTCCTCGCAGGTAGAGCGTCGTCGAGTCGTTGCTCATGCAACGTTGATAACACAGACAACACCTCTGCGAGCGCGGAGCCACGCTCAGAGAAGCGGAGCCTGCTCTACGCAATCCTGGCCCACCGGCGCTGGGAGGAAGCTGGGCCCCCTCGCGCCGCTTTGTGTACCCTCGCGATCGCCATGGCGGACGAAAAGAAGCCCGAGGACGCGGACGAGCCCGCGGTGAAGGACGAGACGTCCGAAGCGAAGGCCGAGGAGAAGTCCGAAGCGAAGGCGGAGGAGAAGCCCGAAGCGAAGGCCGAGGCCAAGGACCCGCCGCCGAAGGCCGAGCCCAGGCCGGAGCCGAAGCCGGAGAAGGCCGCGTGGGGTGAGCCGATCGCGAGGCTCGATCGCGCCTGGACGAAGCTCGAGGCGCGTCTCTGCGCCGTCGTCCTCGTCGCCGAGATCCTCACCCTCGTCTTCTGGATCGCGATCCGCGCGCTCTCGTCGACGGGGCAGGGGGGGCCCGGCGGCCTCTTCCGCAGCCTCTTCTGCGCGCTCGTGCTCGGCCTCGTCGCGCACCGCTTCACGAAGAAGCACGCGTACGGCCAGGTCATCG from Labilithrix sp. encodes:
- a CDS encoding retroviral-like aspartic protease family protein codes for the protein MRALVDTGADATVIPEDVAEELELHVIEYASLEGVVGSHDVTVHGAIVHLAGVALPLGIVAHADECVVGRDLLTHFVTRLDGPRATVTFEVRPQRGRPPRTRR
- a CDS encoding elongation factor Tu is translated as MKTHVNVGTIGHVDHGKTTLTAAILAVQAHANLARAKSYGDIAKGGTVRDDTKTVTITISHVEYETATRHYAHIDCPGHADYIKNMITGAAQMDGAILLVDGSQGPQHQTKEHILLARQVGVERVVVFVNKVDIADPELLELVVEETKAHLAAQGYHDSPVVLGSALKALRDPANAGACIRELLEAMEGHFPDPVRDVAGAFMMPIEGVHTIVGRGTVVTGRIARGVLRAGESVEIIGLVDGEQKPRQVVVTGIQMFHKDQTEARAGQNCGLLLRGVGRDEVVRGQVIIAPGSVKSRTKAKAELFVIPTKEGGRHTPIVTGYRPQFFFGTTDVTGTLVGLGDSDMILPGDHAEVSVELQKPVGMEAGMRFAVREGSKTVGAGVILSVE